In a genomic window of Telopea speciosissima isolate NSW1024214 ecotype Mountain lineage chromosome 5, Tspe_v1, whole genome shotgun sequence:
- the LOC122660841 gene encoding protein TIC 20-II, chloroplastic, protein MASLPLLRLSLHPSPQTLKKPYFSCPSLAIRFPHSLRSTIKISPRSVKLPSKIVCMSYRTVPATERLISVVAYFLPFFNGLQYGRYLFARYPNLGLLLEPILPLLSFYKSIPYGSFVAFFALYLGVVRNPRFSSYVRFNSMQAVVLDVLLVLPLLVQRIINPGKGLGFRFLVMGYNAIFLFIVACFLYSIGFCILGRTPYLPFVAEAAERQL, encoded by the coding sequence ATGGCTTCTCTTCCTCTGCTTCGTCTCTCCCTTCATCCCTCTCCTCAAACCCTAAAGAAACCCTATTTCTCATGTCCCTCACTAGCCATCAGATTCCCACATTCCCTTCGATCAACAATCAAGATTTCTCCCCGCAGTGTCAAACTACCGTCGAAGATTGTTTGCATGTCCTATCGGACGGTTCCAGCCACCGAGAGGTTAATCTCAGTCGTCGCTTACTTTCTCCCGTTCTTCAACGGTTTACAGTACGGACGTTACCTCTTCGCAAGGTACCCTAACCTAGGGCTTCTTCTGGAACCGATCTTGCCTTTGTTGAGCTTCTACAAATCGATCCCTTACGGGAGCTTTGTGGCATTCTTTGCTCTGTACCTGGGGGTCGTgagaaaccctaggtttagcaGTTACGTAAGGTTCAATTCGATGCAGGCAGTCGTGTTGGATGTGCTTTTGGTGCTTCCTTTGCTGGTCCAAAGAATCATTAATCCGGGTAAAGGACTAGGGTTTCGATTTCTGGTAATGGGTTATAATGCGATCTTTCTGTTCATTGTGGCTTGCTTCTTGTATAGCATAGGTTTTTGTATTCTGGGTAGGACTCCTTACTTGCCCTTTGTTGCTGAAGCTGCAGAAAGGCAGCTTTGA